The window TACAGCAGCTTCAACACAATCCAGAAACTCTGACCCCAGACCTCTTTTTTGCTCTTCGTACCATAAAATTCCCAGGTCGATTTCAGTCAACGCACGGTCAGTATAACGGGTGATCATTTGAATCCGAACTTTGCCCTTAACTCATCGTGAACTGCTTGGCAGTCATAGGTTTTTAGTTTGCCTGCTTTGTATTCGGCATATCTTTTGTCAAGTTCTTGTTTTTGCCATTCCGGTAACGGTTGCTTTCCAGTCTCTTGAGCGATGGAATCCCATATATCGCCCACCAGTAGCAGTTTTTCAGAAAAATTGAGTTTGTTAATTTCCTGTCTTATTTTTTCCTGACCCATTAATATTTCCCTCTCGTTAGAAGAACTTGTTAATTATACCGTTCAAGCGGTTATTTTGGCAACAACACATTTGGACACATCTAAAAACTATTTAATGTCAGCTTTCTCCTGATTGCAATCTTTTGAAATGGTAATTCCTCTTTAAATGTTTGGGCGAGGACTACATCGAGAACGAAATACGTTTTTCCAACAACCGCTTACCCCGGACT is drawn from uncultured Desulfobacter sp. and contains these coding sequences:
- a CDS encoding addiction module protein encodes the protein MGQEKIRQEINKLNFSEKLLLVGDIWDSIAQETGKQPLPEWQKQELDKRYAEYKAGKLKTYDCQAVHDELRAKFGFK